GGTACTGCTCGCTCATCGTCCGGATGACCGTGTCGACGAGCCGGCCGACGACCGGGCCGGTGGCGCCCAGCAGTCGCATGTTGCGGATGGCGCGGCGCATGATGCGGCGCAGGACGTAGCCGCGGCCCTCGTTGCCCGGGGTGACGCCGTCGCCGACGAGCATGACGGAGGTGCGCATGTGGTCGGCGACCACGCGCAGGGACACGTCGCTGTCCTGGGCCTCGCCGTAGCGGACGCCGGTCAGCTCGGTGGCCTTGTCGATGACGACCTTGAGGGTGTCCGTCTCGTACATGTTGCGGACGCCCTGGAGGATCATCGCCAGGCGCTCCAGGCCGAGACCCGTGTCGATGTTCTTGCTCGGCAGGTCGCCGAGGATCTCGAAGTCGTCCTTCGAGGTGCCCTCGCCGCGCTCGTACTGCATGAAGACGAGGTTCCAGATCTCCACGTACCGCTCGTCGTTGACGGCCGGGCCGCCCTCGACGCCGAACTCGGGGCCGCGGTCGTAGTTGATCTCGGAGCAGGGGCCGCAGGGGCCGGGGACGCCCATGGACCAGAAGTTGTCCTTCTTGCCCAGGCGCTGGATGCGTTCGGCGGGGACGCCCACGACGTCGCGCCAGATCTGCTCGGCCTCGTCGTCGTCCTGGTAGACGGTGATCCAGAGCTTCTCGGGCTCCAGGCCGTAGCCGCCGCGCGCGACCGGGGAGGTGAGCAGCTCCCAGGCGAGCTTGATGGCGCCTTCCTTGAAGTAGTCGCCGAAGGAGAAGTTGCCGCACATCTGGAAGAACGTGCCGTGGCGGGTGGTCTTGCCGACCTCTTCGATGTCCGGCGTGCGCACGCACTTCTGGACGCTGGTGGCGCGCGCGTACGGCGGCTTGACCTCGCCGAGGAAGTACGGCTTGAAGGGGACCATGCCGGCGGGGACGAGGAGCAGAGTCGGGTCGTCCGCGATGAGCGACGCCGAAGGGACGACGGTGTGCCCGCGCTCCTCGAAGAAGCTCAGCCAGCGGCGGCGGATTTCAGCCGACTCCATCAGTGGTCCTCATTCCGGTTGTACGGGTGGGTGGGGTGCGGGCGCTCGCGGCGGCCGGGGCGTCGCCGCCCGGGCCGAGGGCCGTGCGGCGGGGGCCGGGGAGGGCCGGGTCGACCGGTGCGTCCAGACCCAGTGCCTCCTCCAGCTCCGTCTCGCGCTGGAGCATTCCCGCGCGGACGTCGAGGGCGAACTCCTTGAGCCGGTGACCGGCCTCGACCGCCTTGTCGGCGGCCTGCGCCGCGAGGCTCTCGGGGGTGAGCTGCCTGAGCTTGCGGTTGACCTTGGTGGTGGCCCACGCGCCGGCTGCCGCGCCGGCGGTGAACCAGAATGCCCGGCGGAACATGTGTCGGGTCAGCCCTTCCGGTTCCGGCCGCCGCGCGCCTGGGGCACCGTACGGCCGATGATGACGGTGCGCTTCGACCGCCCGCGCCCGCGCTCGGCGGGGCGGTCGGTCTTGTCGCGGCCGAGCGCCCGGCGTACGCCGTAGCCGAACGCGGCGACCTTGACGAGGGGGCCGCCGAAGGTCGAGGCCACGGTGGAGGAGAGCGCGGAGGCGTTGGAGGTGACCTCCTGGACGTCCGAGGCGATCGCGTCGACCCGGTCGAGCTGGGTCTGCGCGGAGCGCACGGTCGCCGAGGCGTCGGCCAGCAGGGGTACGGCCTGCTCGGTCACGTCCGCCACGAGCCGGGTGGTCGCCCTGAGCGTCTGGGCCAGCCTCACCAGCACCACGGCCAGGAAGGACACCAGGATCGCCCAGAAGACGGCCACCAGGATCCCGGCAACCTCTCCACCGGTCACTGTGCGCACCGCTCTCTGCTCGTCGAAGCCCGCTGATTGTTCGGCAGCTGAAAAAGTCGTCCTCCGAGCCTATCGCGCCCGTGGTGGCTCCCCGAACCGGATTCGCCGCCACCGGACCGCTCGTGACAGGCCGATTGTACGGAGAGCACCGCCGTCGGTACGCTCCGTGTCCCATGCGACGGAGCAATCTCCCGGCGGAGCTCGACGGGTTCGTGGGCCGCGCGGCCGAACGGGCGGAACTCGACGGGCTGCTGGCACGGTTCCGGCTCGTCACGGTGGTGGGCGTGGGAGGTGTCGGCAAGTCGAGGCTGGCGCTGAGGGCCGCGCGCGCTGCGCAGAATCGCTACTGCGACGGGGCGTGGCTGGTGGAGCTGGCCCATCTGCGTGACCCGGGTCTGGTGGAGCACGCGGTGGTGGAGGCGCTGGGCCTGGCGGACGGGACGAGCAGGCCACCGCGGGAGGTGCTCGCCGACCACCTGGCCGATCGGCGGCTGCTGCTGGTCCTGGACGGCTTCGAGCACCTGGTGGACGTGTGCGCGGAGCTGGTGCGGCGGCTGCTGCGGAGCGCGCCGGGGCTGGTCGTGCTGGCGGCCGGCCGGCGGCCGCTGCGGCTGCACGGCGAGGCGGTGCTGCCGCTGGCGCCGATGTCGGACGAGGACGCCGTGCGGCTGTTCACGGAGCGGGCGGTGGCGGCGTGGCCCGCGTTCGGCTCCGAGGCCGGCGCTCCGGTGCGGGAGCTGTGCCGGCGGCTGGACGGGATCCCGCTGGCGCTGGAGCTGGCCGCGGGGCGGTTGCCGTCGCTGACGGTGGAGCAGGTGCTGCACCGGTTGGACGACCGGTTCCGGCTGCTGACCGGCGGGACGCGGGGGGCGCCGGCGCGGCACCAGACGCTGCGGACGGCGATCGGGTGGAGCCACGAGCTGTGCACGCCGCAGGAGCGGCTGCTGTGGGCGCGGCTGTCGGTGTTCGCCGGGCCCTTCGACCTGGAGGCGGCGGAGTACGTGTGCGGCGGGCCCGACCTGCCCGCGGACCGGGTGCTGGACGTACTGGGCGAGCTGGTGGCCCAGTCGGTGGTGGCGCGGGAGGCGGACCCGGCGGGGCCGCGCTTCCGCGTGCTGGACACGGTCGCGGCGTACGGGGCGGAGTGGCTGGAGGCGCTGGGGGACGCGCACCGGGTGCGGCGGCGACACCGGGACTGGTACATGGGGCTGGCCACGTGGTGCGAGCTGGACTGGTTCGGCCCCCGGCAGGCGGAGGTCGCGGCGTGCGCGGAGAGCGCGCTGCCGAACCTGCGGGTGGCGTTGGAGGTGTGCCTGGAGACACCGGGCGAGGCGCACCTGGCGCAGCACCTGGCGGGCACGCTCTGGTTCTACTGGGTGGGATGCGGGCGGCTCGCGGAGGGGCGGCACTGGCTGGACCGGTCGCTGTCGCCGGCCTCGGACCACGAGGAGGCGCGGCTGAAGGCGCTGCGGGTGCTGGGGTACGTGGCGATCCTGCAGGGGGACCAGACGGCGGCGCTGCGGGCGCTGCACGAGTGCGGCGAGCGGGCCGCGCTCAGCGGCAACGCGCTGGCCGCGGCGTACACGACGCACCGCACGGGATGCCTGGCGCTGCTGTCGGACGACATGCCGCGCGCCGAGGAGCTGCTGGGCCGGGCGCTGGGGGCGTACCGCGAGCTCGGGGAGCTGAACAGCCAAGTGCTGATGGGGCAGGTGGAGCTGGCGATCACCCGGGTGTTCCAGGGGGACCTGGAGTCGGCCGTCGCCCTGTGCGAGGACGTGCGGGAGGTGTGCGAGGAGCGCGGCGAGCGGTGGACGCGGGCGTACGCGCTGTACGTGCTGGCGTACGCGGCGTGGACGCGCGGCGACCACGTGGCGGCGCGGGGGCTGCTCGACGAGTGCGTGGCGATCGACCACGCCTTCCACGACCTGGTGGGGC
This portion of the Streptomyces changanensis genome encodes:
- a CDS encoding DUF6167 family protein, which produces MFRRAFWFTAGAAAGAWATTKVNRKLRQLTPESLAAQAADKAVEAGHRLKEFALDVRAGMLQRETELEEALGLDAPVDPALPGPRRTALGPGGDAPAAASARTPPTRTTGMRTTDGVG
- a CDS encoding DUF948 domain-containing protein, with product MTGGEVAGILVAVFWAILVSFLAVVLVRLAQTLRATTRLVADVTEQAVPLLADASATVRSAQTQLDRVDAIASDVQEVTSNASALSSTVASTFGGPLVKVAAFGYGVRRALGRDKTDRPAERGRGRSKRTVIIGRTVPQARGGRNRKG
- a CDS encoding ATP-binding protein, with product MRRSNLPAELDGFVGRAAERAELDGLLARFRLVTVVGVGGVGKSRLALRAARAAQNRYCDGAWLVELAHLRDPGLVEHAVVEALGLADGTSRPPREVLADHLADRRLLLVLDGFEHLVDVCAELVRRLLRSAPGLVVLAAGRRPLRLHGEAVLPLAPMSDEDAVRLFTERAVAAWPAFGSEAGAPVRELCRRLDGIPLALELAAGRLPSLTVEQVLHRLDDRFRLLTGGTRGAPARHQTLRTAIGWSHELCTPQERLLWARLSVFAGPFDLEAAEYVCGGPDLPADRVLDVLGELVAQSVVAREADPAGPRFRVLDTVAAYGAEWLEALGDAHRVRRRHRDWYMGLATWCELDWFGPRQAEVAACAESALPNLRVALEVCLETPGEAHLAQHLAGTLWFYWVGCGRLAEGRHWLDRSLSPASDHEEARLKALRVLGYVAILQGDQTAALRALHECGERAALSGNALAAAYTTHRTGCLALLSDDMPRAEELLGRALGAYRELGELNSQVLMGQVELAITRVFQGDLESAVALCEDVREVCEERGERWTRAYALYVLAYAAWTRGDHVAARGLLDECVAIDHAFHDLVGLVLAVELLALVTASEGDPAEAAMLQGAAGAMWEKVGPPLFGSAYFSAPRTLCEQRAVEALGAERFAGHLAEGGRLSLDEAVARALAGRGRRGAGEPVGGRARRGGRWVPGMRKPAGSPTRKGGETAG